The Ziziphus jujuba cultivar Dongzao chromosome 1, ASM3175591v1 genome segment tataattattaaaagatatatttccttggaaatttttcatataattattaatatatcaatcttaaaaatcttgtattaaatataattattcttgatgtttagtataatatattctattatctttttacatttatttgcttaatgttattaatttaaatactataaatactaattatatataatattatttccatattatttttctatattattattttttcattattatataattaattattaacatgtaattatagaattttaataaatttatcttatacaaaatatatagcaagtatatatatatactttataaataaaatagaacctatcaggatcttttaatttaattcactTTGTTTTaggtatattattaaatatttgaaagacaattaaaaggtaaaaaaaatattacaaaggttaatttggtaaaataatttactagaaatctataatatttacaaaatttttttataaaaaaattttaaaaaaaattatagatattttcaaattttttatggaaatatttgaaattttaatggatattatagattttttaactaaattattaagaatttgatatggatattttaatagaaatttttatgaaaatttcaaaaaaattcaaaattttttatggatattatgaaaattatatctgttttcatttgaaacctaaatttcctttttatcctttaaaaaaataaatattttggagaaagtttgacaaaaaattttgatatttaaaaccttAACTTTAAGTATATTTGAAATCCGGCAACTAACCCCTATAAGTATATTTGAAATTCGGCACCTAACCCCTGTACTAGctttatttactatttatactacaaaataaagttttgctattcttttattttattttttgtttactaTAACTTATtacaatgattttaaaaaactcATTACAATTGGGAAGGATAGATTTCACCAAAGCCAAAGTTTGATCCCTGAAAGTCAAGTTTTGCCCTTacgaaactgtaaattttttctctaatttatctaattttgattttttttcattttttaaagatttaaatGATGCTTCTCCAATTAATCTATTGACcatataatttctttaaatattggtgtaaatatttttaacatttaatattggtaaaattcccaattttaattgaatttttatttcactaaaaaaattgaatttttacgTTACTAAAAAGATAATACTACAAAACCAAAatgtttacaaaaaatattaaccGAAACCCCCACTCTGTTTGGCGTTTTCATTTTACCTTTGTTTTTGGAACCATTGGTTGACTCTTGTATTTTCTTAGTGTTTTGGTTGCTCAAAAGCCTACCATAAGAATTTTCATGTTCACTAACTTCTTAAGCAATTGTCTAAAAGATGAAGAGAGATCTGTGGAAAAATTTGGTTGCAGAAGCTATAGGTGCCATAGAGAAAAAGTAAAGCAGGTGCAAAAGGTTTACATTTTTTGTGACGACTAGTATGGGCGGGTACGGAGCATGAACAGGCTACCTGGTATCCAATCCTACATTGTCCGATGTAGATAAGGAGATAATttagatgtaataataatagtcactttcATAACATCAACTTTTTTCAGAGCAATtggattcaaaattcaaaagaatTTTGAAGTTATGCGTGCTTAAGCAAGAGTAATCGAAGGATGAGGGGCCTCATGGAAAAttctgaacaaaaaatctcataccgaATACGGTGGCTAAATTGGAGATAATATTAGCAGAGAGTGACAGATCCGTCAGTAGAGGTGGGATATTACAAATGGCATAAAGGTATGTACCTAGCTGGAAGTGTGCTAGCAATGATCTAAGTGGGCAGGTTATGACGACTAGTGTGAGCAGGTGTGAGGCACTAGCAGGCAACTTGGTGTGCAATCCTACATTGTCTAGGTGTAGATAAGAGGgttgattcaaatataataatagtcacttttAATATACTGAGGTATTTTTAGAATGTTTGGCTTCAGGATTCAAAAAAATTccgaagttaagcatgctcaaaCGATAGCAATATTAGGATGAGTGACTTCTTTGGAAGCTTTATGGTGGCTAAATTTGGCTTCGGGGTTCGAAAAGACTTCGAATTGAATGTACTCAGGCGAGAGCAATTTTATGACAAGTGACGTTTTGGAAAGTTTTGCGGTGGCTAAATTGGAGACAATGTTTGCAAAGGGTGATATGTCCCCCTTATGGTTGACTTCTAAGTTCGAAAGGATTCTAAAGTTAAGTATACTTAGACGAGAACAATCTTAAAATGAGTAACCTTCTTGGAAGCTCTACGGTGGCTAAATTTGAGATAACATCGGCTGAGAGTTACAGATCCACCAATAGAGGTTTCATGTTACAATTTCAACGaagaaagataattaaaatattgagtTGCTCTGCCTAGGCATTTTTTAGCATATTGCATGAAATAATTTTTAGGATGGATGACCTTCTAGAAAGCTATGGTGGCTAAATTGGAGACAATGTGTTCATGTAAGAGCAATCCTAGGATGAATGAGCTCTTGGAAAGCTATATGATGGCTAAATAAAGGACAATATTGACAGATAATGACAAATCTATCAGTGGAGATGGGATATTACAATTTCAACAAagaaagttaattaaaatattgagtTGGTCTGATTAGgtctttttttaacatatagcatgaaatgatttttaggatGGATGATCTATTGAGAAACTCTATCGTggctaaaatgaaaataatatcgGCAGAAATTGACAGGTACATTAGTGAAGGCGGAGTGTTACAATTTCAACaaagaaagtaaattaaaatgCTGAGTTAGTCTAATTacgcatttttttttaacatattacaTGAAATGATTTGAAGTGGCACCAACTGACTTGGTACCATCATTGCATACAAGATTTTCTCCTTTGATTGACTAATCTCAAACTCTTTTAAGTGTTGGGTGTTTTTCTTTAGATGTTGTTCAAAGTAAAGgggattttcttttgttttttcacttGGGACTTCGTATTCCGTGGCTCGTAGAGTTGCTAGTTTTTCTCTTTCGATTTCTAATGCTTATATTTGGTTAGAGGAAAGTCTTCGGTGGCTCCAGGATTTATTGGACAATAATGTATCAAATTTAGTTGATTAATGCAAGTTTCTGTTTGCTTCCATAaagttgaagaaaaaaaaaaaaagtacatgaaAAATGCTGTGAAAGGGATCGGTTAGGTTGGACTAATTAAATAACGATCTTATCAGATGGATatagggaaaacaaaaaaattgaatattataaaaacttTGTAAAAGTATCGCAGGAGAcgtgaaacttttttttttttcttttgtttttaggaaGCCTTTGCGTTGGTACGGATCTAACTCCATTATTGTTGCACATCATGTGACCGTCAGagtagggatgtcaatttgccccgcccATCCCCAAAACCGCGTtgcaccgcccctaacggggcggtttttccccAAAAATTTGGGAATGTGGGGCGGGCTCGGGGCAAATACCTAAAAACCGAGTCGGGGATGGGCCAGGGACGGAGAATAATAACCCCGCCCCGAACCcgcctctatatatatatatatatatatttatttattattttttttataaaattttatttatgtaaaatcattttcttcttttttttatttatttttctaaatatgtattttattataattgtaaatttgtttcttgatgtattttattatatttttattgcattgtagtcattttctttatattttaatcataaaataatttttttatataaatttttttaaaaaatatcaattaaaaaacaaaatggggaaaaccGTCCCGCCCGTCCCCACCCCGCAAAATCCCTAATCTCGCCCCGTACCTAAACAAAGGGGAAAATCGCGGGGATGAGATGTAAAATTCCCAGCGGGGAcggggacgggattttaaaaaccggtcCCGTCCCgtcccgttgacatccctagaCCGTCAGAGGGACCTACAGGGCATGAGGCTTTGCTTGCCAGCTATGCCCacaattttcttattatacTTTTAAGGTCAATTAggaataaatagataataaaatcatataatggAGTGTTAAATATATGAAGACCTCTTCTACACTTTAAatcaaagaaatttaattattacaaaGATATTTTTCTGGTATTTTGTATCCatgtataattttcttttccctttttttatattagtctttacagtttttaatatatattatacagaaTCAGGTTTAGATTAGATATTTAATTTCGAAAATTGATATAAGCTAGATTAATGTTATATATCCTATAATACTTTTACAGTATACCATTGTTTTTAGACTTTCACGTTGTTGGGaaactaataatttttcaaaaatcttaaagtaagttatttattgaatttttctaatatattgcAAGATGTTGGTccacatcaattttttttttttttttgtttgcttgaAAGGTCCACatcaatttttgaatataaagacCTGAACACCTGAGTCTGGTTGATATTATACATCCTATAATACTTTTacaatataacatttttttttttttaaagactttCATGTAGTTGGGTagctaataatttttcaaatatttcaaagtagACTATTTGTTAAATGAGGTTAAATTGGATTaaactatttcaaattttatccaatcaaattaaattatatataaaatagttcaATTCAATTTAATCTGATTCCGTCCAACCGGCATAGATGGTGGAATTTTTATGATGTTGATTGAATAAGTAATTAACAATTATAGCCTACGTATTATAATAAGCcactttcttttattaaaacaaaTGTGGTATAATTTAAATGCGGTGTGTGTGCTTGGTGTGGTGGTTCTGGATGAGTATTTGTAGTCATTGCCGTGAAATACAGAGGAGGAGAAAAGGGGGAAAATAGGTTTGTATTCACGGTGTGCTTCTCTCGCAcagttttctttgattttgcaGGTGTTTTAAACCGTGAATCCATCATCTTTTAAAGCACAAATAACTGATCAATCCTCGGGCACGGTTATATTGAAAGATTTACATGCTTTAGTTGCCCAGGCAATGCTCATCTATTTCTAATCCACTCGAACTTCTAACCAAACTTtccataccttttttttttttttttttcttttttcttttttaaagaaacCACAATCAATGCCAATTATATAGGTACAGGATCTACTAGCAATGATGTAATAATCTTTTTGGTGGTTCCTCCAGAATGGGTGTATCCATCAGAATCCTTGTAAAGAAGATCCATCATACGTGCAAGATTGATTACACGCTCAAGGAGGGTCATTGGCATATCTCTTGGTTCAACCCACTCCTCATTTATATCCTTCCACGCTTCCACAATTCTCTTACGAAGTTCAACGTAGGCCTCATTCTCTGAAACACCGTGTTGCTTCACATAGCATTCCACGCTGGAGGCCACATGTCCTCTTTCCTGCTCAAACTACAAATTCAAAAAGTGCCACATCATCAACTAATCCAACTTAATTCTATATAAATTATCTTGATAAGCATTTGCATATTTGAAATTAGTAGTATTTATGAAAGGAAATTCATATTAATTAACAAGTTTTTGGTGagtgttatattttttattttagaaaatgggAGATTCGGATTTGCTTATTGCGTCATTGAATTCAAAATCTTttgtattggacatttaatttacaatttgtaCCATATTAATCTAAttctcaaattaattaaaaataaagcttaaaaatgaagaaaatttattaGTCTTCTTATTGATCaatcaatcaattttttttttcattttttttgtaaattgaaaaaaagaaaattaatattatgaaattttaaactttctatTAGCTAAtttgaaaaaagtaaattaatgtAAAAGAAATTGTAATTTAAGAATCTGATGAGAAACATTTTAAACTTAAGGTTCTAATGTACAATCTTAATGTACAATCTAGCTAAAGTACTCCGCAaagtagaaattaattaattagagtttTGTCTCAAACCTTGTGGCCAACTACGTCATCCATGAACCTGCAAATGATACATGAAGCTTGCAAAATCTTAGGCCATTCTGAAATCCAATCAAAGCCCTCCTTGGTTACAATATCTCCCATACCAAGGAAAGATGTGATTGTAAGCATTGAGTAACCACAGCTTCGTAATCCGATTTCCAGATACTCCTCCAGTGTGGGTGTGTAATTGTTAGAGAACCATTTGGATTCAACCAGGTAGACTCGGACTAGTTTTTTCacctatatatatgcatagttTTCATAAAACATTAACGAAGGTATCAAATTTCAGCTATCAACCAAGGAGAAAATTgcacaaattaaaaagaaaaatgtaatttcgGTAGCAAAGATCAAATTTCATGCTTATAGTGGCGATTTAATTACTTCTTCTATGGCATAGTCTACTCGGTATTCTCTTCCTTCTTTGGTCATCACCTCCTCGATTTCTTTGTACACATTTAAGAGTTCCTCGTAACAATATctcatgtagtttggtagctgATCCATGCTGTTCAAATCCCATCTGAACGAACCAGattaaatatattgaaaattaactttttatctGTAGAATTGAATATATCTAAGTAATTTAGATGACCCAACTTCTAACGCATGcaattttatatgttattaGTTTACCTTTCAATTGCATCCGTGAAGAGTAGGAGCTCATCATGTGTTCCATGAACGTCATATATATCATCAATTATCGAAGACATGACAATTACTTTGGTGAATAATTTTCTAGCAAGGGAGTATTGGGGCTCATAATATACTCCCAAACTCCAAAAGTAACCCTCTACTACCCGATCTCGTGCAAAAGGTAGTTTTGTTACAAAGTCCAAATCTTTCCACCACCTATGTAATCAATTAATAACTGTAAATTCATTAGAAAACCCATTTTAATTAGTCAAACCTAGTTATCAGCAGacaatccaaaaaataataataatcatgataattaattactttgttATATGGGCAAGTTCCTTCTGGTGCATTCTTTGTAAAATGTTGAAATCCATCTTGGCGAGAGTTAGCAGAGCTTCACTATGCGAAGGGTCTTGTTGGTAGAGAGAAATGAAGTGTCTTGCCTCAGCCCTTGGGATGGTTTTCCAAATGGGCTGACTTAAGGCATGCTTGATCTGTGCAGCAAGAGAAGGACTCAACTTGGTTGTTGTCAACGTCAAGGATGATGATGAAAGATGAGTGGCAGTGAATTTGAGTGCCTCTTCTAGTATTTCTTCTCCATGCACCCGCAAATGTGCTGCTTCATATAAGCTCAACATTCCCTTAGCATCACTAGCCAGGGCTTTATTGAACTTCCCTTCCTTGATGGTGAACTTCTCGAATACATCTGCTTGATCACGACGTAATTACACATGATATATACTCATAATCCATGTTATCATAATGGCTGTATATGGTTGTTTCCCATCAACTAATGAGGAATTTCCTCCACAATAgcattttcatgtatatatatatatatatatacacacacacacgcattTGGTTGTGAACTAAGGTTTTATAATATGTGAATACCTTtagcaaaaaagtaaaaattatattttattataagtcactaaaaatttcatcattatatatatgaatatatatttgtgtgcaTGGAAGACCTGTATATACGTGcctgtgatatatatatatatatatatatattctcgtGCCAgatttaccaaaatatatatatattcttgttcCAGAGTACATACCACTTGATATATTGAAACCTGCTTGTCTGAGTAACCGAAACCACAGAGATACCGTATATAGATCAGAATTGTGGATACTACTGTGAATGCTGATTTTGTGAATATCTCGCAGAATTTCATAAATTTGGCCATGAAAGTGGTAAGACAAACCCAATCGTTGGATATCATCAATCAGTTGTAGCTTTTCTGACGGATTGTATGAAACAGCAGTTAGCATCTTCTCCACTTCATCTTTAAGTTTCTGAACCTGTTGCTCCGTATCACTATCAACTTTCTATAAAGTAAAGTTAAACCCATACACTTTATTAGCTcttaaaataacaattaattctcataattttatttgaagGCAGAAATTTcgaatgtattatatatatcatcgcatgcataaaatatatatatatatatatatatatatatatataacacatacAATGGATTCCACCAAAagttaaagaaacaaaattaaaaaaaaaaataaaacaacaacaacaacaacaacaacaaatagaGTGAAAAAATAGAAGCATAATAGCATATGTATGAATACATATGTACCAGTGGTGTAGAGGCATATGCGAGGAAATGGTTCCCCCAAATGCTAGGATGAAAATTGGCGCAGCGCCGAATAACTTGGGGTGTGGAATTTGTAAACTGGGACGTAGCATCAACTACTGAAAATCTTGACATTTTCTTAAACGCTTCTTATACTTAGTGAGTTGGTGAATCTTTTTCCATCTGCTCAGGTATTTATGGGGTTCACAATGTTTtcttcagttaaaaaaaaaaaaagaaaaaagaaaaaaaagaaataaaattatgaattagTGGACGATAGATTTACACATGACCGTCATCAAACAAAGGGTATTTTTATTTGTGGCCTTCTTAGAGTATTTGAAAATGAAAGTAATAGACAAGTCAGGTGTTTATTTCCCCTGGAAAGAAATAGAACAAGAAATTGACTACTCTACCATACATATTTTTCAGTGGACCACCTCAACTTATATTACAATattctttatataaaaaatataaaacagcttttttcacaattctaaaataattatagacATTGTTCACCTAAATAAGTTTACCAAAATATCCTCTTCTTCACTAGCATTTTTGTGCGGTAAATATGCCTGGCGGACTACAGATTCCATCCAGCTACACCCCGATTGGCAGATCTACCACCAGTGGtggcttttttacttttttattttaacagatatatatagatgattcaatttaataaaaataaaaaaaataaaaacttaagagaaaaaaaaaatcaaatgatctatttctatattatttttcgATAAATTTTTACCACTTAGAAAAGTTGATTTATACGATTTTaagattatttatgtaatttaatatttactatttaatatttttattataatttttagaacGTATCAAAAAATTTGTGGAAATAACATGTACAGATAGGTGGTTTAAGGACCACATGATTTTATCTCCATTGGAGAGCCAATGGCAGCTGCTGTTGAGTTTGCCATGATGCCTGCAGCAGCTCGTTGGCAATTTTTATGACCACAATTTTTATGAGTATTTTTATAGTCCGTGGAAAATGTTTAGTGGCAAAGCCACTATTTCCTAAGTGAGTTCAGAGTTTCTTCaccaaagataaaaataaatatgagttGGAAGTGGAAAATTCGAACTATATGCACCTTTTACCGTTATACTCGTGTACCCATGGAAACTAATGAAATGAGTAATCCATAAATTGTAGTTGTAAGCAAATTATTGAATTGGTaatacttaaaattttataaactagCACTTCACATGTTAACATTTACAGGAAAATTATTGATATAGCCCATAATTTATTGGCATTTCTTTGGGACTAACCCCttgaataaccaaaaaaaaaaaaaaatttggatgaaCGTAAAATAGggaagtattattttattttatttattattattattatttttttgtaatcatTACAACAATTTATAAGCTAAACAGAAAGGAGAGTTTGTGTCgtctcaaattctcaaatgtATAGTTGAGTGTGTGAGAAGTATACCAATTGTTGACAAAAGTACCGCTGTTTggtgttagaaaatatataaatatactactgTTAGGGTTGCCCAACTTATATACCaaactatatttattaaatgactatcatttggtgttggaaaataaataaatatactacTATCAGGGCTGCCCAACTTGTTTAccaaactttatttattaaatgatctTGACAAATGATGTTCATagcattgcttttttttttttttttttttttggtaatgatgtTTATAGCATTGTTGAATAGTTATTATTAGGTATAGTTAActattatgattaattttataaaaaaaaaagtttatgattaattttttagctaaactatatatatatatatatatatatatgtgtgtgtttttaGTTCTTAAAATTCGAAAGGCTATGACATTGATTTAGCCATTGAAAAGCCCAGCCCAGCCCAACAAATAAGAATAAACTTGATGCAACTACTTTCAATAATTTGggctttaaaacaatttcaatgaAGTGGTCTAATTTATTaagattttcaatattttaattaagtttttacattcatatttttattttgaattaaaattataaggtaagtggtaattaattaaagttccaaatttcaaattagttaaatactaataagttactaatatttttggataaaaatgtGTCACATTCATGAAAAGTGAATCAAATAATTctcatataatttgataaatactgTGAAGCCAAAAATATACTCTGTTTTCCATAGCCAAACTGAGTATGGAAAAATATTCCATAATATAGATTTTTCTAAGTATTTATTACCTCATAATAAAAGTAGGATCAAACTCAAcagtaatttaaaatatatatatatgcggcGCATTatgtacataatatatatgcacTTATTTATGCATATGCATGTACCCAATTGATCAATGAGCAAGGAAATAACAGATTCATTGAAAGCCTGTCCAACATGCGTGAAGTTATCTCCCTCCCTGCAAAGCACGTCCATCACTCTTGCAAAATTAAACGGCCGCATCAGTATTGTCGTTGGCATTTCAGTAGGTCTCAGCAACTCTTCGTTTATGTCCTTCCGAGCATTCACGACTTCTTTCGTAAACAACTCATAAACCTCTTCCTCTGACATCCGACGATGCTTCACGTGGCATTCAACATCTGATGCCACGTATCCTCTCTTTTGTTCAAACTAAttaacataataattaattatgtgttattaatcattaaaaaaaattgaaactaattttcaatattattgaaatttaatttaatagtgCCAACTATATATGTTTACTGATTAATTCTGTCCTACCTTATGTCCAACTATATCATCCATGAACCTTTAGATGATTGATGACGCTCTCTCATTATTTTTGGATCATTGtccaatattttgaaattagaaAACGTGGCCTAATGCtttgaaattaaacaaaaaaaaaaaaatattaagctcctcaatttattaaacaagttgcttaatattgcaaaattaattaagttaaaattgcaaacaaaaaaataataaacattgccaaaaaaaaaaaaatagagacacAATAAGACGATGCTTTTATGAAGGAAAGTGTTgtctatttgctttttttttttcttaattttaatttttttcatattttattaatatatatgcatataattatgtaaatatatatatatatatatataattaggaatAAATGGTTAGTGAATTAGTAAGGTACATAGGCCACAGCAATTAAGGCTTCATATATCTATATCAGGCTTGTGATATGTCCATTAAACAAACTATTGCTGTCACTTtgacataataaaattttttatgttgatTCAGTTTCTTTGTTTAAAAGGTTAAATATAATGTGTGAAAATCTTGGTAATAcagtataatatattaattagttttatgaagtaaaaatttacaattttttttttaaattttttcaatgtCATAGGCGATGATTTTGGCAATAAATGTGTTacccttttcttctttctttttaacaattttttccaATGTTGACTTATTGTTCTGTTTGCATGTTTCActtaatttttgcatttttaacttattttcttgttaaatttaagaacttctaaatttttttaatatcaaaacctTAGGCAACACTACTAATgataaaagcatcgcctaattctttgaaatttttcaaaaaaaaaaaaaagttaagctCCTCAATTTATCAAACAAGTTGGTTAATATTGGAAAAGTTAATTAAGTTGAAATTgcacacaaaaaataataataaacattgcaaaaaaataataataatacagacATAATTAGGCTACACTTTTATGAAGGAAAGCGTCAtctatttgccttttttttttttttttaattttaattttttttcaagtttttattattatatatgcatataattatgtaaatatatatatatatatatatatatatatataaattgaagaaTAAGCAGTTAGTGAAATTgcacacaaaaaataataataaacattgcaaaaaaataataataatacagacATAATTAGGCTACACTTTTATGAAGGAAAGCGTCAtctatttgccttttttttttaattttaattttttttcaagtttttattattatatatgcatataattatgtaaatatatatatatatatatatatatatataaattgaagaaTAAACAGTTAGTGAATTAGCAAGGTCCATactatacaaaaattaaaatttgatatatttgtatatattagaCTTGTGAAAACCTAAGGATAGTAGCGTGTCCATTAGACAGACTGCTGCTGTCACTTTAATatgttttacaaaataaaaaattttatgttgattcaatttctgcatttaaaatattaaacataatatGTAAAGATCTAAGTAATATATTGAGATATACTAATTAGCTTTATGAagtaaatttacaattttttgttttaactttttcaaTGTCATAGGTGACGCTTTTGGCATTAAAAATGTTTCCTCTtacttactttttgtttttttaataatttttggcAATGTTGACTTATTGTTGTGT includes the following:
- the LOC125421557 gene encoding (-)-germacrene D synthase-like, with amino-acid sequence MSRFSVVDATSQFTNSTPQVIRRCANFHPSIWGNHFLAYASTPLKVDSDTEQQVQKLKDEVEKMLTAVSYNPSEKLQLIDDIQRLGLSYHFHGQIYEILRDIHKISIHSSIHNSDLYTVSLWFRLLRQAGFNISSDVFEKFTIKEGKFNKALASDAKGMLSLYEAAHLRVHGEEILEEALKFTATHLSSSSLTLTTTKLSPSLAAQIKHALSQPIWKTIPRAEARHFISLYQQDPSHSEALLTLAKMDFNILQRMHQKELAHITKWWKDLDFVTKLPFARDRVVEGYFWSLGVYYEPQYSLARKLFTKVIVMSSIIDDIYDVHGTHDELLLFTDAIERWDLNSMDQLPNYMRYCYEELLNVYKEIEEVMTKEGREYRVDYAIEEVKKLVRVYLVESKWFSNNYTPTLEEYLEIGLRSCGYSMLTITSFLGMGDIVTKEGFDWISEWPKILQASCIICRFMDDVVGHKFEQERGHVASSVECYVKQHGVSENEAYVELRKRIVEAWKDINEEWVEPRDMPMTLLERVINLARMMDLLYKDSDGYTHSGGTTKKIITSLLVDPVPI